DNA sequence from the Carassius gibelio isolate Cgi1373 ecotype wild population from Czech Republic chromosome A14, carGib1.2-hapl.c, whole genome shotgun sequence genome:
TGCGTGCCTAACCATCACGATCACGAACTAGCCTTCATGAAAATGTTTGCTTACATACATTTCCGTTAAGATGGATCATGTATGCTGTTGCATTACAAGACAGAAACGTCAACAACAATCTGAGGTAAGTATATGGTAATGTTTTCTGGTTAAATTTGCGAAAGCAATTTATATGGAAATGTTGAGTGGTAATATAGCAGAGGGAAATCAACACAGTGGCAAATGTTACAGATTGATAAGTATTCATATTACAGtagattaacaaaataaaattctCCCCTACACACCATTTGTCAAAGACTATTACCTTGCCAAACATTTACATGATTTACTTTTTATGATCGTTGCCACAGTAAAATTTGGTTGCTATGGTCATGCTATTGTATTCTGAAATAGTGACCTCTACGATCACAACCATAATATGATTGCCAAACCATAAATAAAATCTCCAAATGTGAGCAACAAGTCAATATTTTGATTAGAATTTGAGAGAGGTAAAAATTCACCAATTATTTATGCAAACACCAGTCTCAATGCAGATGGTGTGTATGAGGAAAGGCCTATGCTTACTCTTTTGTCACCAAGTAAAAGCAATGGTACAAGTTGATTTTACTTCTTTTGGATGACTTTataattttgcattgtttttcacTTGTTTACTTTTTACAAAATCAAACTCAAAATCAAATAAGGAAGACAACATTGCTTTGAGATTCTTGGAaacaaaaattatgacaaaaCAAAAGTGCTATAATATTTGGTTTTGCTATTATATCTGCCAtttattagttgttgtttttttttgttgtcatatttttattttaagctcaTGTTAGGCCATCCTCATATATAGCATCAtaattgatgaataaaaagaaaatattatcattttagtaatatttacagtagtgtaaatataataatgatgaaCGAGTGTAATGATTTCCTGTTCTGCTTACTTCTGTTATCAGCAACGGCAGCAGCAGAGCAAGGCCTGAAGCACATGCACAGTTGACGACAGATACACATCAAACATGCTCTCTCTTTATGTCTTAATCATTGTATGCTGTGTGAGTATTGATTCATTTCTGGTAGAAATACACTTATATGCTTGATAACTAGAATAGGGTGCGAATTATGGAAGGATTGGTGAGGTATGACCCAATAATAAGGCCTGAACACCcacaagtaaaaacaaaacatatatatttctaGGCCTATACAGTTTTaaatttacacatacatacatacatacatacatatatatatatatatacacacacacgcatatatatatatatatatatatatatatatatatatatatatatatatatatatatatatatatatatatatatatatatatatatataatatatatatatatatatatatattatatatataaataaaggttatatatatatatatatatatatatatatatatatatatatatatatatatatatatatatatatatatatatatatatatattttttttttttttttttttttttttttttttttttttgacagtgttGAGGAAATTATGTCAATTATTTTTGAGGTTATTTGTCTCACAACAGAAATTGTTCTTTGGTGCCCCTAAActgcttaatattattatatatatatatatatatatatatatatatatatatatatatatatatatatatatatatatatatatatatatatatatatatatatatatatttctgtttgtgAGCAAGTGTTAAGGTAATCTGACTTCTATGTTTAGGCCTTTTTGTTGATTTCTATTTCGTTTTTGTTGTTACCTTTAAATGTTCGTCCAATCCGATGGTCAGTTAATAATTCGCACACTGCCCTAGACTTCAATAAGATGTATCAAAAATGGTTTGGGTACCTGCAGTTGTATGTTCGGATTTCCTTGTTATCCCTTTTGCACTTGACTGCCACAAAGACCATTGTGACAAACAGGATGACTGCAATAGAACCCAGGGCAATGATGAAAATGAGCGACAGGTTGACGGGTCCTATTTGCTCCTGTGCATTGAGATCAGGAGAGAGATAAATGACAATATAggcagaggcagagagagaggttTGGCCGTGGTCGTGCGCCACCACGGTTATCTGATAGGATGGTTTCGCATTCTCCCCAAACGTCTTTGTGGTTCGCACCTCGCCGTTTATCTGATCTATTTCAAAGTAGGCCATGTCTCCTTCTGAAATCGAATACGTTAACCTTCCGTTTTCCCCCTCGTCGTAATCATCAGCTTTTATCTGAGTAACCAAATAACCAACTCCAGCGTTTTTAGGAATGGACACCTCCGCCGTGCCGTTCACCAGGGGCGGGGTGGTCATCACAGGTGTGTTGTCATTTACATCCAGTACAACAATGCGCACGGTGGCGTTGCTGGTCAAAGGTGGATCTCCTCCATCCTTTGCAGAGACTTTAAACTCAAAAGTCCGCGTATCTTCGTGATTAAAAGCCCTAACGCCGTAGATCTCGCCGTTTGAGTTCACGGTAACGTAAGATTCCACAGACATGCCCCGCACCTCCGATTTGATGATCTCGTAGGACACGGTGCCGTTCATGCCCAGGTCTGGGTCCCTGGCGGACACCGCCAGCAGAAACGCACCTGGGACGTTATTTTCGAGGACCATGGCTTGATAATGTGGCTTGGTGAAGTAAGGGGGGTTGTCGTTTTCATCCGTTACTTTCACTGAAAATGATTTGGAGCTTCTGAGCGGGGGATACCCGCTGTCCTCGGCTAGAATGGTCAAATTGTACGTGTCTCTCTGCTCCCTATCCAGACGGCCATCAACAAGTAAGGTGGAGAAGCTCTCAAACTCGTTGAGTCTAAAAGGCACATTGCCCTGCAGTCTGCACTGCACTTTTCCATTCGCTCCGGAATCACTGTCTGAGACTCTCACCAGAGCTATTACATATCCGAGAGGCGCGTTCTCGCTCACCTCCACCATCTCGCTGTTTTCTGACAACAGTTTGATTTCTGGCGCGTTGTCATTTATGTCGATTACATTAACGATCACTTTGCAGTGGGCAGGGATTGAATTTGGACCCAGATCTTTGGCTAGTACATCAATTTCGTGGACGGACAATTCCTCGTGGTCCAAAACGCCATTCACTGTTATCACGCCTGTTTTGGGGTcgattttaaacatttgtttggtCAGGTTGGATACAAAGTTTATGAACGAGTAGACCACCTCGCCATTGGTTCCTTCGTCTGGGTCCGTAGCGTTCAAGTCTATGACTAAGGTGTTAATGGGAGAATTCTCCAGCACGTTTACAGTGTATGCTGGCTCGTCGAAAACGGGGTTGTTATCGTTCGAATCAATGACTTTTATGTTAAGTTGCACAGTCCCGGACTTCGGGGGGTCTCCGCCATCCTCCGCTGTGAGTTCAAACGTGTAACGTGACTGCGTCTCTCTGTCTAAAGTCTTTTCCACCACAAGTTCTGCGATTTTGGACCCGTCTCCCCTCGACTTAATCTCAAGACCGAAAATATCATTAGGGGTAATTGTGTACGTCTGAATGCCGTTGCTCCCGGAGTCCGGATCGCTTGCCCCCTCTAGGGGAAATCTGGTACCGGGAGCGGCATTTTCCGAGATTTCTATGTCGATGTGGTTAGTGGGGAAGCGCGGCGCGTTGTCGTTTACGTCAATAATCTCAATTTTAATCACGCAGATCTCCATCAAGTTCGACATCACTTCCAAAGAAATAAAACACTTAGGTGTCTGTCGGCAAACAGCGTCCCGATCAATTTTTTGCTTTGTGATGAGCAGTCCGGCGGGGCTCAGATTAACCCATCGCGGCTCGGAATTGGAGATAACCCGCAAATAAGGCTGTCGGTTTCCCAGTGCAAAACCCGCAACTTTTGCGTCCGCCGTCACGTTGGCTATCTTTGTGCCCGGACGCAGCTCTTCTTCCACGGTGTATTTCAAATTGAAAACGCCATCGACTCCAGTCCAGCACAAGAGAAAGCACAAAAACATTTGTACGAAATCCGCGTCCTTGGAATGCATTATACCTGTTGATGTCTGTCTTCACACGCGCATTTGCATGatcttttattaacatttaaacataCGCACGTTCGGTCGGACGTAAAAAAGAAAACGAAACTCCCAATAAGTCAAAGGAATAAAATCACAGTCCGGTAGACATCCTTTAAAATGAACGAAAATGTTTATATGTGCGATGAAATTCATCTGATTTGCTGATTACGAAGCTGATAACTTCCATTTACTTATTCGAAATCTTATTTGGCCACCCATGTCTTGcattatttttggaaaataacgaaatatgaataaaactagCGAATAATTCTTCATATAGTGAATGTGAAAACATTTGTGAATGAAAAGCATGGCTTCAGCATGAACATTTTCGTAGTTCAGGGAAACCGACCATTTTGAGCCAGTGAaagaaaatattcagtaaaaatgTAGGCTAAATGTCCGCTAGAAGGTCCTCAACTTGTGAATGAATGAAGGGAAGGTTCCATTCGAAAAAAAATACCCTCCTTATCATGATTCATGACGAACACTTGAAATGAAATTGATCTTAAAACATCGCTCGTGGCCAATCAATCCATATCGCCTAATAATGTGGAATTAGGATGTCTCCTCCTCGATCCGCAAGTtcatgcacatatccaaatgaaACCACAGAGATTccaatttcagaaaaaaagaatgaaagaagcAGTCCGATCTATAAAGCTGGAATAATAATGACAAACCAATATTGATATATCATAAGTCCAGTCCACAATTCACTGATATTCCAAGTCGAGCAAGAGGTGGGTGCCTTGTCCACTGAAGATTTCTCTCAACAAGCGTAAATTGTATGAAGGTATTTCAGATGGCCTTATTAGTCCAGAAAGAAGGAAACTATATCCGTATAAAACACTGGGAAAAGATCAGCTAAGAAAAATGAAGCATTTGTAAGAGCACCTGTACTATCGCCGTAATAAAAGCGTCTGCTCTGAAATATCCAGCCTGTTGGATAATGCGAAACAGTTCTTGATGTAGTTCTTAAACGTGGCTCACTGAGGTAAACGCACGGCGCGCGTCTTCAGCGCATACTGTCGAATGCGCGGCTCACTGTCTCGCGCTCAGTCTCAGGACCAGCAATCCCCACAGCCAATCAGAGGTTACACTGGAGAGCTGGATTTGCTGGTGGGTGGGGCAAAACTAGAGGTATGAACTCGGCCAACTAGCTCCAGTTCATCCGTTCAAGTTATGTCTGGACATACAGTGTGTCAATTATTGACCTTTGGGAGGGTCGACGTTTCATAAGGAATTTCCTTAAGAAATGTTTTAGTTGGACAGATAgtgtctttatatatttttgaaacatAGAAATCCATAATTGACTATAAAAAAATGTCGATTTAAGTTTACCCTATTTTAGAGTAGGGTAATGATGATGatagatatattttataatactttaTTCAAAATTAAGTTGATTTTCTTGTCCCTAGTCCACTGGGTGCAGCTACAGGCTATttgatccactgacagaaaaGATCACACACAtaatagttgttttatttttttatttttttatttagaaatatgaaCGTTGCTGCTTATGTTCAGATCCGTCATATATGATTAGCCTATTATCCACGCATTAATACGTACCACAAGGTTAATTTCGGCAGGTAGTTTTCTTTTCTGTACGATATTTAATAAGATATAAAGGTTATTCACGTGGAGCTCTAGTTCAAGTGATTAAATATGTTCTTTATTGACAGTAGTCGTGTTGAAAAATATTAAATGGCATACATGCCCATGAATGGGAGCACAATATTTACATTAATGTTTGCGTTTGGATCTGCGCCTTTCGCTCCCATTACAGATGACAACcataacatctctctctctcgctctctctctctctctctctgactcgcAAACACACGGACAAAAACAGAGGCGCGCTCGGGCGTAACGTGAAATTAAATGCTATGAGATTGAGGTAGTAATTGTACTATtagtactattactattattataaacaaTCATTTAACGTTTTCTGTCTTTACTGAATATTCTTCTTCAGTATAACATAagttagcctatatatatatatatatcctctgtATCTAGCTCATGAACACGCACAAAGAGTCAGGAGTCATGAGTACACATGACAGCATGTTGAGAGTAGATCGTGTTTAAAGTCACAAGGCTGACACCTAGCGGCCGACATCACTTTCACCTCATATAGGCTATGAAGGCAgtgtttatttcattgtttttgatCAGACTTAAATAGGCCTACTGGAAAATTTCAAATCAAATCTGCAAACGTATATTGCTgctaaattgttttatataagTGCTATATATAGCCTATTATATACATGTTAGTTAGTTACAGAGTTGTCAGTGCTGTATATTCTTGAGAAGTGGGACATGTAAGATTTTACATCTGTCTTTTGTCATAGCATATGTTTCCTATGAAATGCTTGGATACGTCATATGAGGTTGATTAACCACATTCACTTTGCTTCATTGTTTGCCATACAGTTCTCAAGTGGTCATATTCATGAGCAAGCACAGATGTCATCATCTTTAAATATTCCAGTTCATGTTTGTTTCCAGCTTGCAAAGCTTTAGTGACAGCTGTCAACTAATTGCTCTGTTGACTGTTGAAACTTGCCTAGCTTCCAAAGCAAAAGCAAGATACCGAAGGTGTATTTTCACAGCTAGTTTGATCCTATTAAAAATTCTTAATGCTGTAGAAAGAGGATGATTGCTGTTTTTCCtctagcttttaaaattaaactgaGGTATATTTCAATAAAAGTCCTCTGAAGTAGGTTTGTATATGTGCAATGGATTTCTGCTTGACGAGTTGTTTGTTATAATTTGAGCTCACTGGTTTTGATGCACACCTTCACTTTGGCATCAAGGATAATAGATTTAGCAGTTCTGGCAATGTCAACACACACCTGGGGTTTATTCCAGAAAGCACGGTTAACTTACCATCTGTTAAACCCTGAACTCtggttgattaaccccaaaccttaCTTACACGAGGTATGTTGTTCCAAAAACGTGTCCAGGAGTTCATTCTACACAGAGTATGTTCCTGATTAAGACACAAGGCATTCTCAACAGAGTGACGAATCGAGGTGCTGCTATGGAAATGGACACCAAGAAAAAAGCGCGCCatgctgtttctttcttcttttgttcaatGGTCATTTacatcattttccttttttccccGTTTACTCTTTAATCCTCAAGAAAaagaattatattgtttgttcaatgctaattatatattaaggcatatcagatatgtatttttaGTATAGAAATGAATGATAGAAAATACAGATCCATGTATATAGGCTAAAGTAAATGAAATATTACCTTGTCATAAGTATTTTATAATTCATACAGATAACTGATatgccaaaaaaaatatatataataaccatATTATAGTTAGAGACAATACAGTTATAAAaactatacaatatatatatagagagagagagagagagagagagagagagaaggctatataaataactgtattgtactaatatataatattgtgtGTTATAGTCAGTAGATCATGCGCTGATAGTGCTGAAGTGAACTAACCCTGGAACAGGTTATCTTCAGAGAGCGAGTTGCTATGGCAACTTACATACTCTGAAAGTTACTTCCAATTTTGTAACCGAAAGCTGATTAACCATTCAGTAACCTGCTTCATGGAATCCCCCCCGAATGATTTGACTACAAATTgagtttaaataaagcatttgtgGATTACTTTTGTCCAACATTCTTCTAGTATTCAAAATACTTTTCTTTCTGATGTCCTTCGTTCTCAGAATCATCTGTGATATGACCGCAGTGTTTGGAGGTTTTGATTCTGCATTCGTAAATGATGCATGTAGATGGTGGTTTTAATATTGCTGCGTTTCATTGGTTGTAATGGAACATAAATGACCATCAAAGCTAAAGTGAATTTAGCCCAGTGTAAAATGGACCCTGCatcaaaaaagcaaaataaataataacattgcAGAGCAACCCAACGCTTTGAAGTTCTTGGTAACAgtaagatagaaaaaaaaaaaacaagaagggGAAGGGAATCTGTCTTTCTAGCTATCTTTTCATATGAACGATACTTTCTTAGCACTGTTGCTGCATTGTTTTCTGCCAAATACCCCTCTAACTGCGTGGACTCTTTGTGTGAATTGCTAAGTAAAGCAGCTCGAAGGTGCTCACAGGCTGCAGCCCAAGCTACTTCGTGCAGCGGGAGCCACTCAATCATCCAGTGGTTTTGAACTTCTTTAAGACACTTTTTGGCTCCAAGCCTTGAGCCAACACTTTCCATAGTACATAGAGAATAACTGATTTGATGCAATATTTTGCTAGTAAAGCATGGCACACTTCTATAGCCGGTCCCTTCTGCTCACTTTGAAAGGAATATCTGAGCACGGCTGAAATGTTGCTGCCTTATTACCTTTACTATGCAGCCTATACTAGTGAATAGCATGGGTGCTCCGTGAGATTCAGACCTAGGTGTTCActggaagaaagagagagagagagcatgattTATTCAAATTCAGATGAGATGGAGGCTCTATCTTGGCTGCACGTGGCTACAAAGAGGACAACTCCATTATGGGCTTCATCTTAGTGTTTTTCAGGTGTTTTATTTCCTCTAATGATCATGGCTGGAAGCAGACAGCAAGATGACTGACAGGCCCATCTTCAGCATTGTCTTGCCCTGCTATCTGTGCCTTGATACATTGTGTTATAACATTCTCTCTTCATCTGAGCCCCCTGCTAAGCTGGGAGGGCACTGCTGCATCAGTGACAGAGCTCTCGATATTGAAATGTTTGTTGTTTGTCTCTTGGTAGAATTGAGTGACAAGGGGCAGTCGTTTTATTTACTCTGAGAAGAGATTTGAATTACAGACGATTCATTTTTAGCACATTGTTTTTGTATCTAaattttttactttagttttgtaTGCATATATTTAGTAGGACATTGAGTGTTGTTTCCAGAGACTCACTTGAGCACTATTAGCAACTTGTGCTCCTCGCTGTGTCTTGTACAAACTGCTAAGCAGAGGTCATGATAAAAGATTTTGACTATTGAGACGAGCTTCCCTTCATTGCTGATGCAGACCTTGAAGCGCATCTTTAAAAGTTTTATTGACAGTAAAAAGTACACAGGAATAATTCTCCAACTTAGCCTTGTCTTTTCAATTTGCTAGGTGGATGGAGAACTATTTAACTAttgatacataataataattgcttTAAATACAACAACTTTTTCTGCTTCTGCTTTTACAGCAATGgctgtatttaagaaaaaataaatagtttataatGTGAAATGAAACTGCTGTTAACTGGTGTTGGCAACTGTTTACACAGCCCGAGTAAAGACTGGCACAATACCAGAAAGCTATTTGTATTTTGTGTCACATTTTGCAGATGTTTTACTTTAaagatatcatttttttatttaattgcatagCAGACATGTGCAAAATTGTACTATGCTATTAGATTAACGCTAAACGAGCAATTAGTcatttcaaatgattaaaataatatggccAGCTTGGCCTTGTAATGTCAAAGCCTTGCTATCAGCACAAGCTGGAAAGGGAATGCTCAAGGGATGAAATGTACACAGCGGTGCCAGTCATGTCGTAGGATCATCACTGTAACTGGCACTCGGCACAGCTGCACCCAATTAGATTTCTCTCCACTCTACGCCCAAACAAGATTTAGCTGTATTTACACTTCATTGTGGAACTTATGACGGCTGCAATTGAGACTAATAATTAGTAACCCAACATCCCATTTGCTTTTAGGATGACGTGTTTAAGAGCACTATTTTTGCAAGATTAATTTGAATATTTCGACATTTGGATAGCAATTAATACATGTAGTTCTACCATCTTTATGGAAATATAATCTCTGTAAGACCCATGTCTCTGTAATTGCCATAATAGCTTTTAATATTGCTCTCGATGGTATGAGTTTTGAAAgctgaaataatttaataacaatggAGACTATTTGAATTCTGCTAAAATACTCTTGGTGTTGTGATCATCAAACTtatatgcatttagttttttctgCAAACGCTTACAGAACTTTTATTTTAGGGTAACCTATACATGTAAGAGCACATTAAATAATTTCAGTacagcataaataataataataaaaaaaatcttcttcaTGTGTTGACATTATTTTAACAGGAAACCAAAAGGTTACAGCTACTAGGCTAAACTGATAAAACTTTAACTTTTCAAGCTAATAAATTGCATTCATGAGTCAAAGTTCCTACATAAAATACTACTAAACCTGTCTGCAGAGATCTTTGTGACAATTAGTCCTATTTTTACACAAGTAAAGCTAATGAAAGCCCTGCATTGCACTGTATCCTACACACGTAGGTTGCTTTGAGAACTGAGactgaaacaataataaaacggCAAATTGCAATG
Encoded proteins:
- the LOC128027468 gene encoding protocadherin-19 isoform X4; translated protein: MHSKDADFVQMFLCFLLCWTGVDGVFNLKYTVEEELRPGTKIANVTADAKVAGFALGNRQPYLRVISNSEPRWVNLSPAGLLITKQKIDRDAVCRQTPKCFISLEVMSNLMEICVIKIEIIDVNDNAPRFPTNHIDIEISENAAPGTRFPLEGASDPDSGSNGIQTYTITPNDIFGLEIKSRGDGSKIAELVVEKTLDRETQSRYTFELTAEDGGDPPKSGTVQLNIKVIDSNDNNPVFDEPAYTVNVLENSPINTLVIDLNATDPDEGTNGEVVYSFINFVSNLTKQMFKIDPKTGVITVNGVLDHEELSVHEIDVLAKDLGPNSIPAHCKVIVNVIDINDNAPEIKLLSENSEMVEVSENAPLGYVIALVRVSDSDSGANGKVQCRLQGNVPFRLNEFESFSTLLVDGRLDREQRDTYNLTILAEDSGYPPLRSSKSFSVKVTDENDNPPYFTKPHYQAMVLENNVPGAFLLAVSARDPDLGMNGTVSYEIIKSEVRGMSVESYVTVNSNGEIYGVRAFNHEDTRTFEFKVSAKDGGDPPLTSNATVRIVVLDVNDNTPVMTTPPLVNGTAEVSIPKNAGVGYLVTQIKADDYDEGENGRLTYSISEGDMAYFEIDQINGEVRTTKTFGENAKPSYQITVVAHDHGQTSLSASAYIVIYLSPDLNAQEQIGPVNLSLIFIIALGSIAVILFVTMVFVAVKCKRDNKEIRTYNCRVAEYSYGNQKKSSKKKKLSKNDIRLVPRDVEETDKMNVVSCSSLTSSLNYFDYHQQTLPLGCRRSESTFLNVENQNSRNAAPNHGYHHTFTGQGPQQPDLIINGMPLPETENYSIDSSYVNSRAHLIKSTSTFKDMEGNSLKDSGHEESDQTDSEHDVQRGHYADTAVNDVLNMTVPPNNSQLPDQDQSEGFHCQDECRILGHSDRCWMPRVPMPARAKSPEHGRNVIALSIEATTVDVPHYEDCGTTKRTFATFGKDGPDEERVEQRGRRQTAEPAVCSPKTNGTVREAGNGREAVSPITSPVHLKSPQSKPPSTYNTLKCRDAERIANHSLLRQPEGKDSEPAMREINTLLQDGREKESPGNKRLKDIVL
- the LOC128027468 gene encoding protocadherin-19 isoform X3, whose amino-acid sequence is MHSKDADFVQMFLCFLLCWTGVDGVFNLKYTVEEELRPGTKIANVTADAKVAGFALGNRQPYLRVISNSEPRWVNLSPAGLLITKQKIDRDAVCRQTPKCFISLEVMSNLMEICVIKIEIIDVNDNAPRFPTNHIDIEISENAAPGTRFPLEGASDPDSGSNGIQTYTITPNDIFGLEIKSRGDGSKIAELVVEKTLDRETQSRYTFELTAEDGGDPPKSGTVQLNIKVIDSNDNNPVFDEPAYTVNVLENSPINTLVIDLNATDPDEGTNGEVVYSFINFVSNLTKQMFKIDPKTGVITVNGVLDHEELSVHEIDVLAKDLGPNSIPAHCKVIVNVIDINDNAPEIKLLSENSEMVEVSENAPLGYVIALVRVSDSDSGANGKVQCRLQGNVPFRLNEFESFSTLLVDGRLDREQRDTYNLTILAEDSGYPPLRSSKSFSVKVTDENDNPPYFTKPHYQAMVLENNVPGAFLLAVSARDPDLGMNGTVSYEIIKSEVRGMSVESYVTVNSNGEIYGVRAFNHEDTRTFEFKVSAKDGGDPPLTSNATVRIVVLDVNDNTPVMTTPPLVNGTAEVSIPKNAGVGYLVTQIKADDYDEGENGRLTYSISEGDMAYFEIDQINGEVRTTKTFGENAKPSYQITVVAHDHGQTSLSASAYIVIYLSPDLNAQEQIGPVNLSLIFIIALGSIAVILFVTMVFVAVKCKRDNKEIRTYNCRVAEYSYGNQKKSSKKKKLSKNDIRLVPRDVEETDKMNVTENYSIDSSYVNSRAHLIKSTSTFKDMEGNSLKDSGHEESDQTDSEHDVQRGHYADTAVNDVLNMTVPPNNSQLPDQDQSEGFHCQDECRILGHSDRCWMPRVPMPARAKSPEHGRNVIALSIEATTVDVPHYEDCGTTKRTFATFGKDGPDEERVEQRGRRQTAEPAVCSPKTNGTVREAGNGREAVSPITSPVHLKSPQSKPPSTYNTLKCRDAERIANHSLLRQPEGKDSEPAMREINTLLQDGREKESPGNKRLKDIVL
- the LOC128027468 gene encoding protocadherin-19 isoform X2, which codes for MHSKDADFVQMFLCFLLCWTGVDGVFNLKYTVEEELRPGTKIANVTADAKVAGFALGNRQPYLRVISNSEPRWVNLSPAGLLITKQKIDRDAVCRQTPKCFISLEVMSNLMEICVIKIEIIDVNDNAPRFPTNHIDIEISENAAPGTRFPLEGASDPDSGSNGIQTYTITPNDIFGLEIKSRGDGSKIAELVVEKTLDRETQSRYTFELTAEDGGDPPKSGTVQLNIKVIDSNDNNPVFDEPAYTVNVLENSPINTLVIDLNATDPDEGTNGEVVYSFINFVSNLTKQMFKIDPKTGVITVNGVLDHEELSVHEIDVLAKDLGPNSIPAHCKVIVNVIDINDNAPEIKLLSENSEMVEVSENAPLGYVIALVRVSDSDSGANGKVQCRLQGNVPFRLNEFESFSTLLVDGRLDREQRDTYNLTILAEDSGYPPLRSSKSFSVKVTDENDNPPYFTKPHYQAMVLENNVPGAFLLAVSARDPDLGMNGTVSYEIIKSEVRGMSVESYVTVNSNGEIYGVRAFNHEDTRTFEFKVSAKDGGDPPLTSNATVRIVVLDVNDNTPVMTTPPLVNGTAEVSIPKNAGVGYLVTQIKADDYDEGENGRLTYSISEGDMAYFEIDQINGEVRTTKTFGENAKPSYQITVVAHDHGQTSLSASAYIVIYLSPDLNAQEQIGPVNLSLIFIIALGSIAVILFVTMVFVAVKCKRDNKEIRTYNCSFLYLRRVAEYSYGNQKKSSKKKKLSKNDIRLVPRDVEETDKMNVTENYSIDSSYVNSRAHLIKSTSTFKDMEGNSLKDSGHEESDQTDSEHDVQRGHYADTAVNDVLNMTVPPNNSQLPDQDQSEGFHCQDECRILGHSDRCWMPRVPMPARAKSPEHGRNVIALSIEATTVDVPHYEDCGTTKRTFATFGKDGPDEERVEQRGRRQTAEPAVCSPKTNGTVREAGNGREAVSPITSPVHLKSPQSKPPSTYNTLKCRDAERIANHSLLRQPEGKDSEPAMREINTLLQDGREKESPGNKRLKDIVL
- the LOC128027468 gene encoding protocadherin-19 isoform X1; translated protein: MHSKDADFVQMFLCFLLCWTGVDGVFNLKYTVEEELRPGTKIANVTADAKVAGFALGNRQPYLRVISNSEPRWVNLSPAGLLITKQKIDRDAVCRQTPKCFISLEVMSNLMEICVIKIEIIDVNDNAPRFPTNHIDIEISENAAPGTRFPLEGASDPDSGSNGIQTYTITPNDIFGLEIKSRGDGSKIAELVVEKTLDRETQSRYTFELTAEDGGDPPKSGTVQLNIKVIDSNDNNPVFDEPAYTVNVLENSPINTLVIDLNATDPDEGTNGEVVYSFINFVSNLTKQMFKIDPKTGVITVNGVLDHEELSVHEIDVLAKDLGPNSIPAHCKVIVNVIDINDNAPEIKLLSENSEMVEVSENAPLGYVIALVRVSDSDSGANGKVQCRLQGNVPFRLNEFESFSTLLVDGRLDREQRDTYNLTILAEDSGYPPLRSSKSFSVKVTDENDNPPYFTKPHYQAMVLENNVPGAFLLAVSARDPDLGMNGTVSYEIIKSEVRGMSVESYVTVNSNGEIYGVRAFNHEDTRTFEFKVSAKDGGDPPLTSNATVRIVVLDVNDNTPVMTTPPLVNGTAEVSIPKNAGVGYLVTQIKADDYDEGENGRLTYSISEGDMAYFEIDQINGEVRTTKTFGENAKPSYQITVVAHDHGQTSLSASAYIVIYLSPDLNAQEQIGPVNLSLIFIIALGSIAVILFVTMVFVAVKCKRDNKEIRTYNCSFLYLRRVAEYSYGNQKKSSKKKKLSKNDIRLVPRDVEETDKMNVVSCSSLTSSLNYFDYHQQTLPLGCRRSESTFLNVENQNSRNAAPNHGYHHTFTGQGPQQPDLIINGMPLPETENYSIDSSYVNSRAHLIKSTSTFKDMEGNSLKDSGHEESDQTDSEHDVQRGHYADTAVNDVLNMTVPPNNSQLPDQDQSEGFHCQDECRILGHSDRCWMPRVPMPARAKSPEHGRNVIALSIEATTVDVPHYEDCGTTKRTFATFGKDGPDEERVEQRGRRQTAEPAVCSPKTNGTVREAGNGREAVSPITSPVHLKSPQSKPPSTYNTLKCRDAERIANHSLLRQPEGKDSEPAMREINTLLQDGREKESPGNKRLKDIVL